Sequence from the Salinicoccus sp. Bachu38 genome:
CGTGGAAGGGGTCAATACCACCCGTGCGGCATATGAGCTTGCAGCGCAATATGATGTCGAGATGCCGATTACAAAAGTGCTCTACCAGTACCTTTTTGAAGACATCAGCGAAGAAGAGGCCTTCTATGCACTGATGATGCGCGAGAAGACCGGAGAAACCGATGAACTGAAGGAAGTTCTGGAGAAACAATATAAAGATTGGACTAGAGAGTGATAAGATGTTTGATATATCGAGAATGGATTTAATGTGGATATCGTTCTATTCATTGGGTGCAATGGCCCTTGCCGCTGTACTTATCTATGTCGCAAGATACAAGATATCTTCCAGAATCATCAGCACCATTGTGTCGCTGATTGCCTGGGCACTGCTCATCATCGCATTCCTGCTGATGATACCTGTACTGGGGGGGAGTACCCATGCGTAGATTCAGATTGATCTTCGTCGCCCTGGCCAGCAGCCTCCTCATGGCAGGCTGCCTGTATCCGGAGTCGGAACAGGTTCAGAACCAGATGCCGGAAGAGATGCAGATAGAGATGGTTCAGAATGCAGTGGACCAGTTCAGGGAAGACTCCGATGGTCTGTTGCCGATAAAGACGACAGAAGGCCAGAGAGAATATCTGGAGTACCAGATTGACTTTGAAAGGCTGGTGCCGAACTATCTTGAAGAGAGGCCGGAGAGCGCCTATGAGATGGGCGGCCATTACCAGTATGTAATCATAGATGCCGAAGAGGATCCTAAAGTGAAGCTCGCAGACTTGAGGATCACGGAAGAGGTC
This genomic interval carries:
- a CDS encoding DUF2768 domain-containing protein: MDLMWISFYSLGAMALAAVLIYVARYKISSRIISTIVSLIAWALLIIAFLLMIPVLGGSTHA